AACAGAAGGCGATTAAATTATGTACACCCTTTTAAAATTAGGATTCCTACAATATATAGGGTTTTATTTTACGTAACCTATATATTTGCAGAATCTGTATCATCGCAGCCTCCAAGCCACGACCATGAGGACAGCTAAtgggagaaagaagaagaattgtACGACCATAACATTGGACGTATTGCCTCACTGCCTCATTCACAAAGTACTCTCTTATCTTCCTTTTAAAGAAGCAGCCCAGATGAGCATTCTCTCGAAAACATGGCTGCAAGCCTGGTTGACTCATCCCAACTTGGAATTCACACTTCCTTATCTCAAAGTAGTGGATAGTTTCATGGAGAGATATAGGGATGGGAAAATCCCTATAGAAAAATTTGAATTATCAGACTCTGCAGGCTCCTCTCAAGGTTTCCCTTCAATTGATAAATGGATTGACATTGCACTTCAGAATGGTGTAAAATATCTTGTCTTTAAAGTTGCTAGCATTTCGTTGCCTATTTTCACAATCTTGGCAGCTAAATCTTTAAGAGAATTGGTTCTAGAGGGTTGTACTCTTAATATGCCTGTTTCGTTATCTAGTGGTATTGCGAATTGCGATTCTTTGAGAAAGCTTTCTCTATCTTGTGTAAGTTTAGATGAACACATGCTTCAAACTCTGCTAAGTAGCTGTCCTTTGATTGTCAATTTCATCCTCAAGGATTGTGATGGGTTGGAAAAGATTGAGTTGTTGAATCTTCAAAAAATCAAGTCAGTTTCCATTTCGACACAAAGAAACCTTCCTGTTAAAATCCGAGCACCAACTCTTGAACATCTGTCTTATTCTGGTTATTTATCGGATGAATTGGATGTTGTTGAATGTCAGAATCTGATTTTTTTAGATGTATCATATGTGTTGACATCTGATGGATTTCTGCAGCACCTTATTTCTAGATTTCAATCCCTAAAGGTCTTGAAGATTCAGTATTGTGGGGACAATTTGGAGATCGATTCTCCAAATTTGGTATCATTTGAGTATGTGAGAGATCAAATTCCCGAACATAAAATTGTGATAGAGTCAAGAAAACTGAAGCACTCAAAAATTGTTCTTCACTGCTACGACTATTTAAATGATGCATGGTTTTGTAAGTTGAGGAAGTTTCTATCAAATTCGACCTCATGGTCTCAAGTGTCCCTCCATTTTCCCAAATGCAATGAGATCAACATGAAAGATTTGCAACTGCACCACAGAGTTGCTACCCCACAGGTAGACATTTTAAATGTCAATATTCTATGGCAGAATGCGGAGTGCCCAACGTTTGTGGATGCTTTGCTATGGAGTTGTCATCCTAGGAGACTCAACCTACACTCAAGTATTAAAATGATTACATGCTTCATCTGTTGTTTAATGTATATGAAGAATTCAAGTCAGTCTTTTTCTCAAAGAAGCAAGCCTTGGCATATTCATCAATTAATGGAAATAAAAGTTTTTGATGGGAGAAATCAGCCGCTGCAACTCAGAAATGGGGAGCTAGCAATAAGCACCCTTACGGATTGGAAGGAAGTTTCTTTTTTATTAGATTGGCGATGCAGTTAATTTatcattatttcaaattgaatGCACTTATTCATTTCTAAAGTTTATTAATCTGTTTGTCAGTATAAATTCTTATTACATCTAGCTTTAAATTCTTGCACTTTCCAAAATATCTAGCCGCACTACGTGGCCCATAGTTAAGCAGTCTATTAAGGACTGGATAATTATGCTGAAGTTGAATCATAAGATTCTTTATTCTGACTCTCATAATTCTATTACGTTATCAGAAGCACCCTTCAACTATAGTGATATTCTTTCCTCTTACATGTGCTATGCCATTTGTCAGTGATCAGTTAATGTAACTACATTCTTTCTGACAATTATGTCACTGGTAGTGTTAatttaggtaaaaaaaaataaataactgaGCAATCTCAAGATACCAATAGATTTTTGTAGACATGGATTTGAAGGTCTGTGATTAGATATATCAATGTCTCAATCCTTGATCGAAGCAGTTGGCTCTTTATGGTAAAAAAAAGCCTTAACTGCCTCAACTTTTCTCATCTCTGAGAGCATTGCCACCATATAGTGGCCAAGTACAATATTTATCTACTGTGAGGTTGGCGTTATGATGTACGCATGATGTGAGTCAATTCTTTTGTGCAATtgtacttttatatatatatatatatatatataaaatttacgCCTTAAGGAGG
This portion of the Lycium ferocissimum isolate CSIRO_LF1 chromosome 1, AGI_CSIRO_Lferr_CH_V1, whole genome shotgun sequence genome encodes:
- the LOC132068976 gene encoding putative F-box/LRR-repeat protein At5g02700, whose amino-acid sequence is MRTANGRKKKNCTTITLDVLPHCLIHKVLSYLPFKEAAQMSILSKTWLQAWLTHPNLEFTLPYLKVVDSFMERYRDGKIPIEKFELSDSAGSSQGFPSIDKWIDIALQNGVKYLVFKVASISLPIFTILAAKSLRELVLEGCTLNMPVSLSSGIANCDSLRKLSLSCVSLDEHMLQTLLSSCPLIVNFILKDCDGLEKIELLNLQKIKSVSISTQRNLPVKIRAPTLEHLSYSGYLSDELDVVECQNLIFLDVSYVLTSDGFLQHLISRFQSLKVLKIQYCGDNLEIDSPNLVSFEYVRDQIPEHKIVIESRKLKHSKIVLHCYDYLNDAWFCKLRKFLSNSTSWSQVSLHFPKCNEINMKDLQLHHRVATPQVDILNVNILWQNAECPTFVDALLWSCHPRRLNLHSSIKMITCFICCLMYMKNSSQSFSQRSKPWHIHQLMEIKVFDGRNQPLQLRNGELAISTLTDWKEVSFLLDWRCS